One window of Thermacetogenium phaeum DSM 12270 genomic DNA carries:
- the hpf gene encoding ribosome hibernation-promoting factor, HPF/YfiA family, protein MKIAIRGKNVAVTDGLKSYLEKKLTKLTRYFDSIQEAQVAVSTVGEGFAVEVTIPLNGGMILRGEEVSRENFFEAVDLVVEKLEKQIHKQRTKLYRKFRNQGLKDLIASMGENEKREEPVIVRTKRFAMKPMAVDEAVLQMNLLGHDFFVFTNSETGQVNVIYRRKDGNLGLIEPEM, encoded by the coding sequence GTGAAAATCGCCATCCGGGGAAAGAATGTTGCAGTGACCGACGGACTGAAGAGTTATCTGGAAAAAAAGTTGACCAAACTCACCCGGTATTTTGATTCCATCCAGGAGGCGCAGGTTGCGGTCTCGACGGTTGGCGAAGGTTTTGCGGTGGAAGTGACAATTCCCCTCAACGGCGGCATGATTCTGCGCGGCGAAGAAGTAAGCAGGGAGAACTTTTTTGAAGCGGTTGATCTCGTCGTCGAGAAGCTGGAGAAGCAGATTCACAAGCAGCGAACGAAGCTGTACCGCAAGTTCCGCAACCAGGGGCTGAAGGATCTGATTGCGTCGATGGGGGAAAACGAGAAAAGAGAGGAGCCGGTTATCGTCAGGACGAAGCGCTTTGCCATGAAGCCGATGGCCGTCGATGAGGCGGTGCTGCAGATGAATTTGCTCGGACATGACTTTTTCGTTTTCACCAATTCTGAGACGGGACAGGTAAACGTTATCTACCGGAGGAAGGACGGCAATCTCGGCCTGATCGAGCCGGAGATGTAG
- the secA gene encoding preprotein translocase subunit SecA — MLSALKNLFDDNAREIKRLQKTVELINDLEGEIKALSDQQLRAKTDEFKSRLSDGETLDDLLPEAFAVVREASRRVLGMRHFDVQLMGGIVLHQGRIAEMKTGEGKTLVATLPAYLNALTGEGVHIVTVNDYLARRDSEWMGGIYRFLGLKVGVIVHGLDARQRKEAYAADVTYGTNNEFGFDYLRDNMVLRREEIVQRSLNYAIVDEVDSILIDEARTPLIISGQADKPTDLYYRIAKVIPRLKKDVDYQVDEKLQTVALTEEGTRKVEKLLGVENLSDEENLELAHHVYQGLRAHALMKRDRDYVVKDGQVIIVDEFTGRLMYGRRFSEGLHQAIEAKEGVRIERESQTLATITFQNYFRMYRKLAGMTGTAATEEDEFRKIYGLDVVVIPTHKPMIRRDYPDVIYRTEEGKFAAVVEEIAECYRRGQPVLVGTISIEKSEMLSRLLKKRGIPHQVLNAKYHEQEAKIVAQAGRLGMVTIATNMAGRGTDILLGGNPEYLAKEELLRRGVAPEVVAEAAEYGKPSSAEVAAVRQEYRRLVDRFKKDTDAEHEKVVALGGLHIIGTERHESRRIDNQLRGRAGRQGDPGSSRFYVSLEDDLMRLFGSDSISGIMDKLGMNDSIPIEHPLVSRSIESAQKKVESRNFDMRKHVLEYDDVMNQQREVIYSQRRRVLMGEDLRESLQEMITKVVEAAVERHTAAGKYPEEWDLEELIAYGEQVFLRPGKITAEELRELGSREAIRERLVEEALAHWKEREEELGSETMRDLERFILLRVVDTKWMDHLDAMDQLRQGIGLRAYGQKDPLVEYKFEAYHMFQEMIRSIQEDVVRYLYRVRLVPAKEERRVHRLVESRGEGDVRRTPVRAERRVGRNDPCPCGSGKKYKRCCGK; from the coding sequence ATGCTGAGTGCTCTTAAGAACCTCTTTGATGACAATGCGCGAGAAATCAAGCGCTTGCAGAAAACGGTTGAGCTGATCAACGACCTGGAGGGTGAAATAAAGGCCCTTTCCGATCAGCAGCTGAGGGCCAAAACCGATGAATTCAAGAGCCGGCTCTCCGATGGGGAAACCCTGGATGATTTGCTGCCGGAGGCGTTTGCCGTCGTCAGGGAGGCCTCCCGTCGGGTGCTGGGTATGCGCCACTTTGATGTTCAATTGATGGGTGGTATTGTCCTGCACCAGGGGAGAATAGCCGAAATGAAGACCGGCGAGGGGAAGACCCTGGTAGCCACACTGCCCGCCTACCTCAACGCCCTGACAGGCGAAGGGGTGCATATCGTTACCGTCAACGATTACCTGGCGCGCCGGGACAGCGAATGGATGGGAGGAATTTACCGTTTCCTCGGCCTTAAGGTGGGCGTGATCGTTCATGGTTTGGATGCCCGGCAGCGGAAAGAGGCCTATGCGGCAGATGTGACCTACGGCACCAACAACGAGTTCGGTTTCGACTACTTGAGGGATAACATGGTGCTGCGCCGGGAAGAGATCGTGCAGCGATCTTTGAATTACGCCATCGTCGACGAGGTGGACAGCATCCTCATCGATGAGGCGCGCACACCGCTGATTATTTCCGGTCAGGCAGATAAACCGACCGATCTCTATTACAGGATCGCTAAGGTCATACCTAGGCTTAAGAAGGACGTTGATTATCAGGTTGACGAAAAACTGCAGACCGTTGCTCTGACCGAGGAAGGCACCAGGAAAGTGGAGAAGCTGCTGGGCGTAGAGAACCTTTCCGATGAGGAAAATCTGGAGCTGGCGCATCACGTTTACCAGGGCCTGCGGGCGCATGCTCTGATGAAGCGCGACCGCGACTATGTGGTCAAGGATGGCCAGGTGATCATTGTGGACGAATTCACAGGGCGCCTGATGTACGGGAGGCGCTTCAGCGAGGGGCTGCACCAGGCCATCGAGGCAAAGGAAGGTGTCCGCATTGAGCGGGAATCTCAGACGCTGGCAACCATCACCTTCCAGAACTATTTCCGGATGTACAGGAAGCTGGCCGGCATGACAGGTACTGCCGCTACCGAGGAGGATGAGTTTCGAAAGATTTACGGCCTTGATGTGGTGGTCATTCCGACCCACAAACCGATGATCCGTCGCGACTACCCGGATGTGATCTACCGCACTGAAGAGGGGAAGTTCGCTGCCGTCGTTGAGGAAATCGCCGAGTGTTACCGGCGTGGCCAGCCGGTGCTGGTCGGCACCATCTCCATTGAGAAGTCGGAGATGCTGAGCAGGCTTTTAAAAAAGCGGGGGATCCCCCACCAGGTACTTAACGCTAAATATCACGAGCAGGAGGCGAAGATCGTTGCCCAGGCTGGTCGGTTGGGAATGGTGACCATTGCCACAAATATGGCGGGGCGCGGGACGGATATCCTGCTGGGGGGGAACCCGGAATATCTGGCCAAGGAGGAGCTGCTGCGCCGGGGAGTTGCTCCGGAGGTGGTCGCCGAGGCGGCCGAGTACGGTAAGCCTTCCTCCGCGGAAGTGGCAGCTGTACGCCAGGAGTACCGCCGGCTCGTGGACAGGTTTAAAAAAGACACCGATGCCGAGCATGAGAAAGTGGTTGCCCTTGGGGGACTGCACATCATCGGTACGGAGCGCCACGAGAGCAGGCGCATCGACAACCAGCTGCGCGGCCGCGCCGGGCGCCAGGGTGACCCGGGCTCCTCGCGGTTTTATGTTTCCTTGGAAGACGATCTGATGCGCCTCTTCGGATCGGACAGCATTTCCGGGATCATGGATAAGCTGGGAATGAATGACAGCATTCCCATCGAACATCCCTTGGTGAGCCGCTCCATCGAATCCGCCCAGAAGAAGGTGGAGTCTCGCAACTTCGATATGCGGAAGCACGTTTTGGAGTACGACGACGTGATGAACCAGCAGCGCGAGGTTATCTACAGCCAGCGCCGTCGGGTTCTCATGGGTGAGGACCTGCGGGAGTCGCTGCAGGAGATGATCACCAAGGTTGTCGAGGCTGCGGTGGAGCGCCATACTGCTGCGGGTAAATACCCGGAGGAGTGGGACCTGGAGGAGCTCATAGCTTACGGGGAGCAGGTTTTTCTGCGGCCGGGGAAGATAACTGCCGAAGAGTTGAGAGAGTTGGGTTCACGGGAGGCGATCCGGGAAAGGCTGGTCGAGGAGGCCCTCGCGCACTGGAAGGAGCGGGAGGAGGAGCTGGGCTCTGAGACCATGCGCGACCTGGAGCGCTTCATACTGCTGCGTGTCGTGGACACTAAGTGGATGGATCACCTGGATGCCATGGACCAGCTGCGCCAGGGGATAGGTTTGCGGGCTTACGGTCAGAAGGATCCCCTCGTGGAGTATAAGTTCGAAGCCTATCACATGTTTCAGGAGATGATAAGAAGCATCCAGGAGGACGTGGTTCGTTATCTTTACAGGGTGCGGCTGGTGCCGGCGAAGGAGGAGAGAAGAGTGCACCGGCTTGTCGAGAGCAGGGGTGAAGGTGATGTTCGACGGACGCCGGTCAGGGCAGAGCGCCGGGTAGGCAGAAATGACCCCTGCCCCTGCGGGAGTGGCAAAAAATATAAGCGCTGCTGTGGAAAATAG
- a CDS encoding HD domain-containing protein, protein MDKEVSAIRNCILEQCDDLPLREVYYKAMLGVLKPRIIPYLDGVFEIKELLALAEVVSAGENQLHHVIRMLELAAFIPDNVLETMKINRGDLVAGVLFHDVGKGSEVDDRVFDPAAVKKGRAPLFLHHYPGISWADWYVPFHDHIGLSYQIARRHNQPEEVLEAVVLHHHVRIRPRALQLVGDALNLSSIVKMDIYHYKPEQYAAPGSNLAQVIAILDQLCAIERKFRGITGAGLDPLRIEYEVVRDLVIGITDKDDPRLKLLGVTLSGNETVILFDLRAFGSYVKMHTEYEVQNIKASILQLIRSLVRVNRSGSERDLVALIGGDEYAVITKVDDPVIIEEMIRRISTVVKLRMGFGMRTGYAVGDAIAVNFHNARIQAELSKEHRFLDE, encoded by the coding sequence GTGGATAAGGAAGTATCAGCCATAAGGAATTGCATATTGGAGCAGTGCGATGACCTCCCTCTGCGGGAAGTTTACTATAAGGCCATGCTCGGTGTGCTCAAGCCCAGGATAATTCCTTATCTGGATGGCGTCTTTGAGATCAAGGAACTCCTGGCGCTGGCTGAAGTAGTTTCTGCGGGAGAGAACCAGCTGCACCATGTAATTCGGATGCTGGAACTCGCCGCCTTCATACCCGACAACGTTCTGGAGACCATGAAAATAAACAGGGGGGATCTGGTTGCAGGGGTGCTTTTCCACGATGTGGGCAAAGGATCGGAGGTGGATGACAGGGTATTTGACCCCGCTGCTGTGAAAAAAGGAAGGGCACCTTTGTTCCTCCACCATTATCCCGGGATCAGCTGGGCGGACTGGTATGTTCCCTTTCATGATCATATCGGGTTGAGTTATCAGATCGCCAGGAGGCACAACCAGCCCGAGGAGGTCCTGGAGGCGGTTGTTCTCCACCACCATGTCAGAATCAGGCCGCGGGCGCTCCAGCTGGTGGGAGACGCTCTCAATCTCAGCAGCATCGTTAAGATGGACATTTACCACTACAAGCCGGAGCAGTATGCAGCACCGGGCAGCAATCTGGCGCAGGTGATCGCCATTCTCGATCAGCTGTGTGCTATAGAGAGAAAATTTCGGGGGATCACCGGAGCAGGTCTCGATCCGCTCCGGATAGAGTATGAGGTTGTCAGGGACCTGGTGATCGGGATTACCGACAAAGATGACCCCCGCCTCAAACTGCTAGGAGTTACCCTGTCGGGGAATGAAACCGTTATTCTTTTCGATTTAAGGGCTTTTGGCAGTTATGTCAAGATGCACACGGAATATGAGGTGCAAAACATCAAAGCCTCCATTCTGCAGCTGATCCGCTCTCTGGTCAGGGTGAACCGGTCGGGAAGTGAGCGCGACCTCGTTGCTCTCATCGGGGGTGACGAGTATGCCGTTATCACGAAGGTAGACGACCCGGTGATTATAGAAGAAATGATCAGGAGAATATCTACGGTAGTGAAGCTGCGGATGGGCTTTGGGATGCGGACAGGCTACGCAGTGGGTGATGCGATCGCCGTTAATTTTCACAACGCCCGCATTCAGGCGGAACTGTCAAAAGAACACCGTTTTCTCGATGAATAG
- the prfB gene encoding peptide chain release factor 2 (programmed frameshift) yields MLKDYKKELEQLQSRFEEMRVSLDIDAREKRLQEIDKLTTAPDFWNDPDQARKVLQEAAHLKEDLDRYLEIKKEIEELQVLLELSMESGDPELEEELAEGLESLQKTFERWEQDNLFTGPYDQRNALVSLHAGAGGTEAQDWVEMLFRMYTRWASQEHGFKVEVLDYLPGDEAGIKSVTFLVAGRNAYGYLKAERGVHRLVRISPFDASGRRHTSFASVDVIPQVEADTEIEINPDDLRIDTYRASGPGGQYVNKTDSAVRITHLPTGIVVQCQSERSQLANRLRAMNMLRSRLLALKKQEQDEELARLRGEQREIAWGNQIRSYVFEPYTLVKDHRTGLETGNVQAVMNGQIDPFIEAYLRQFPER; encoded by the exons GTGCTGAAGGACTACAAAAAGGAACTGGAACAGCTGCAGAGCAGGTTTGAAGAAATGAGGGTTTCTCTT GACATCGATGCCAGGGAAAAACGGCTGCAAGAGATAGATAAACTGACGACTGCTCCTGATTTCTGGAACGATCCCGATCAGGCCCGCAAGGTGCTGCAGGAGGCGGCGCATTTAAAAGAGGATCTCGATCGTTACCTGGAGATCAAGAAAGAGATCGAAGAACTGCAGGTGCTCCTGGAATTAAGCATGGAATCCGGCGACCCGGAGCTGGAAGAGGAGCTGGCAGAGGGGCTGGAGAGTTTGCAGAAGACATTTGAAAGGTGGGAGCAGGACAATCTTTTTACAGGCCCCTACGATCAGAGGAATGCCTTGGTATCGCTGCATGCCGGAGCGGGAGGAACGGAAGCCCAGGACTGGGTAGAGATGCTCTTTCGCATGTATACGCGCTGGGCGTCCCAGGAGCACGGCTTTAAAGTCGAAGTGCTTGATTACCTGCCCGGCGATGAGGCCGGGATTAAGAGCGTTACTTTTTTGGTTGCCGGCCGCAATGCCTACGGTTACCTGAAGGCGGAGCGGGGGGTGCACCGGCTGGTCCGGATCTCCCCATTTGACGCTTCCGGACGGCGCCACACCTCCTTTGCTTCGGTCGATGTCATCCCCCAGGTGGAGGCGGATACGGAGATCGAAATCAATCCGGATGATCTGCGGATCGATACTTACCGGGCGAGCGGCCCCGGCGGACAGTACGTCAACAAAACCGATTCGGCGGTAAGGATTACCCACCTGCCGACGGGGATCGTCGTTCAGTGCCAGAGTGAGCGTTCCCAGCTGGCCAACAGGCTGCGCGCCATGAACATGCTGCGCTCCCGGCTGCTGGCTCTGAAGAAACAGGAGCAGGATGAGGAGCTGGCTAGGCTGCGCGGGGAGCAGCGGGAGATTGCCTGGGGCAACCAGATCCGCTCTTATGTCTTCGAGCCTTATACCCTTGTTAAGGACCATCGGACGGGTCTGGAAACGGGAAATGTCCAGGCAGTTATGAACGGTCAGATCGATCCCTTTATCGAGGCTTACCTCCGACAGTTCCCCGAGCGTTAA
- a CDS encoding YitT family protein codes for MRLRRLVLVYIWITVGSLAIALALDIFLVPNRIAAGGVSGLAIILFHLAGIPVGWVLLALNVPLFLLSYRELGLRTFVRSLYGAVVTSFFVELLEARLPVMTHDVLLAAIYGGIVAGIGMGVVLKAGGTTGGTDLVARLLHKYLPVTVGQGLLAADFVVISLAGYFFDPELALYALLSLFITSKTIDLVQEGISFAKAAYIISERHNEIAEAVFQQLGRGVTALEARGMYTGESRPLLICVIGKTEESRLKELIYEIDRKAFVFITDAHEVLGEGFKDFRKQEL; via the coding sequence TTGCGCCTGCGAAGATTGGTTTTGGTTTACATCTGGATTACTGTTGGTTCTTTGGCCATTGCTCTAGCTCTAGACATTTTTTTGGTTCCCAACAGGATCGCCGCCGGCGGTGTCAGCGGCCTGGCGATCATTTTGTTTCATCTGGCCGGAATTCCGGTAGGATGGGTGCTTCTTGCCCTGAACGTCCCCCTATTTCTGCTTTCCTACCGGGAGCTGGGGCTGCGGACTTTTGTCCGCAGCCTTTACGGAGCCGTAGTTACTTCGTTTTTCGTGGAACTGCTGGAGGCGCGCCTTCCCGTGATGACCCATGATGTGCTTTTGGCGGCCATCTACGGCGGGATCGTGGCCGGAATCGGGATGGGTGTAGTTCTCAAGGCCGGCGGAACTACCGGGGGTACCGATTTGGTAGCGCGCCTGCTGCACAAGTATCTTCCGGTAACCGTGGGTCAGGGGCTGTTGGCTGCCGATTTTGTGGTGATCAGCCTGGCTGGGTACTTTTTTGATCCGGAGCTGGCCCTCTATGCCCTGCTCTCCCTTTTCATCACCAGCAAGACGATCGACCTGGTGCAGGAGGGGATCAGCTTTGCCAAGGCCGCCTATATCATCTCCGAGCGCCATAATGAGATAGCGGAGGCCGTCTTCCAGCAGCTGGGGAGGGGTGTGACCGCTCTGGAGGCCCGGGGAATGTATACAGGGGAAAGCCGCCCCCTTCTGATCTGTGTGATCGGAAAAACCGAAGAGAGCCGGTTGAAAGAACTGATCTATGAGATTGACAGGAAGGCCTTTGTTTTTATAACCGATGCCCATGAAGTGCTGGGCGAGGGTTTCAAGGATTTTCGCAAACAGGAATTATAA
- a CDS encoding transketolase — protein MAAAQEELLWHLEEKARRIRIDIIRMLAEAGSGHPGGSLSGVEIVTALFFHVLRLRPEEPEWPERDRFILSKGHAAPLLYAALAERGFFPREELLTLRKLGSRLQGHPVRNKAPGVEASTGSLGQGLSVGLGIALAGRLDRRDYRVYVLLGDGESEEGQVWEAAMAAAHYRAGNLTAILDFNGLQIDGRIQEVMSPLPLPDKWEAFGWAVREVDGHDFRELLEAFEWAKGVHDRPSMIIARTVKGKGVSFMEDVADWHGKAPSREQAEQALGELSGV, from the coding sequence ATGGCAGCGGCACAAGAAGAGCTGTTGTGGCACCTTGAGGAGAAGGCCCGCAGGATTCGCATCGACATTATCCGGATGCTGGCCGAGGCCGGTTCCGGGCATCCGGGGGGGAGCCTTTCCGGTGTGGAAATCGTGACTGCCCTGTTTTTTCATGTTCTCCGCCTGAGGCCGGAGGAACCGGAGTGGCCGGAGCGCGATCGGTTCATCCTGAGCAAAGGGCACGCCGCTCCTCTCCTCTATGCCGCTCTGGCAGAACGGGGGTTTTTCCCCAGAGAGGAGCTTTTGACTCTGAGGAAGCTGGGAAGCCGCCTGCAGGGGCATCCCGTCCGCAACAAGGCACCGGGAGTTGAGGCCTCCACCGGGTCCCTCGGGCAGGGGCTCTCCGTGGGGCTGGGGATAGCCCTGGCGGGGAGGCTTGACCGGAGGGACTACCGCGTCTACGTACTGCTCGGTGACGGCGAGAGCGAGGAGGGGCAGGTTTGGGAGGCGGCGATGGCGGCGGCGCATTACCGGGCCGGCAACCTCACCGCTATCCTTGACTTCAACGGGCTTCAGATTGACGGCCGCATCCAGGAGGTGATGTCCCCCCTCCCGCTGCCGGATAAGTGGGAGGCTTTTGGATGGGCGGTCCGGGAGGTCGACGGGCACGACTTCCGGGAACTGCTGGAGGCCTTTGAGTGGGCGAAGGGGGTTCACGACCGGCCGTCGATGATCATCGCCAGGACGGTGAAGGGGAAAGGCGTATCCTTTATGGAAGACGTTGCAGACTGGCACGGGAAGGCGCCCAGCAGGGAGCAGGCGGAGCAGGCGCTGGGCGAGCTGTCCGGAGTTTAA
- a CDS encoding transketolase family protein, producing MNILNLENREMIATREAYGRVLVELGKRYRDLVVLDADLSKSTKTSEFAKHYPERFFNMGIAEQNLMGTAAGFALAGKIPCASTFAVFAVGRAFDQVRNSIAYPALNVKIVASHAGITVGEDGASHQSVEDISLMRSLPNMTVIVPADATETARAVEAAVEYRGPVYIRLGRPAVPVLFGADYEFRIGRAAVLREGEDAVIFATGIMVYESLKAAVLLAEEGTETAVVNVSTIKPLDEQTVINWARKAGAVVTAEEHSIYGGLGSAVAEVLGENCPVPLERVGIRDRFGESGSPDKLLEAFGLTAPHIAQAVRRVRGRRAAGVR from the coding sequence ATGAATATTCTTAATCTCGAGAACCGGGAGATGATCGCTACCAGGGAGGCCTACGGCCGCGTCCTGGTCGAGCTCGGAAAAAGGTACCGGGATCTGGTGGTGCTTGACGCCGATCTCTCCAAATCGACAAAAACGAGCGAATTCGCCAAACATTACCCGGAGCGGTTTTTCAATATGGGGATCGCCGAACAGAATCTGATGGGTACTGCCGCGGGGTTTGCCCTGGCGGGAAAAATCCCTTGTGCCAGCACCTTCGCGGTGTTTGCGGTGGGGCGTGCCTTCGACCAGGTGCGCAATTCCATCGCTTATCCTGCTTTGAATGTCAAGATCGTCGCCAGCCATGCCGGGATAACGGTAGGGGAGGACGGCGCCAGCCACCAATCTGTAGAAGACATTTCCCTGATGAGGTCACTTCCCAACATGACAGTCATCGTTCCCGCCGATGCCACCGAGACCGCCCGGGCGGTGGAAGCGGCGGTGGAATACCGCGGCCCCGTCTATATCAGGCTGGGGCGGCCTGCCGTACCGGTGCTTTTCGGCGCCGACTACGAGTTCCGGATCGGTAGGGCGGCTGTTTTAAGAGAGGGGGAGGATGCGGTCATCTTCGCGACGGGGATCATGGTCTACGAGTCTCTCAAGGCCGCCGTCTTACTGGCGGAAGAGGGAACGGAGACGGCTGTTGTCAATGTTTCCACCATTAAACCCCTGGATGAGCAGACCGTTATCAACTGGGCGCGGAAAGCCGGGGCGGTGGTGACCGCAGAGGAGCATTCCATCTACGGAGGGCTGGGGAGCGCCGTGGCCGAGGTGCTCGGCGAAAACTGCCCGGTTCCTCTGGAAAGGGTGGGGATCAGGGACCGCTTCGGGGAGTCGGGGAGCCCCGATAAACTGCTCGAGGCCTTCGGTTTAACTGCTCCCCACATAGCTCAGGCGGTGCGCCGGGTCAGGGGGCGCCGGGCGGCAGGGGTAAGGTAA
- the ftsE gene encoding cell division ATP-binding protein FtsE, translating into MIRFFNVSKVYPNGVKALTGITLQIEKGEFVFLVGPSGAGKSTLIKLIFREELPTKGQIYIGGRSIVRMKHREVPGLRRQIGMVFQDFRLLPDRTVFENVAFAMQVVGAGWKEIKKRVPEVLQQMGIQDRMKYYPRQLSGGEQQRVAIARALVNRPVILIADEPTGNLDMDTSWEIMHYFQEINRQGTTVLVATHAREIVDALRKRVIALERGNIVRDEYQGAYASAT; encoded by the coding sequence GTGATCAGGTTTTTTAACGTCTCCAAGGTGTACCCCAACGGGGTGAAGGCCCTCACCGGGATCACCCTTCAAATAGAGAAGGGCGAGTTCGTTTTCCTTGTTGGGCCGAGCGGTGCCGGAAAGTCAACCCTGATCAAGCTGATCTTCAGGGAAGAGCTCCCTACGAAAGGGCAGATCTACATCGGGGGGAGAAGTATCGTCAGGATGAAGCACCGGGAGGTGCCCGGGCTGCGACGCCAGATAGGAATGGTTTTTCAGGATTTCCGGCTGCTGCCGGACCGCACGGTCTTCGAAAATGTCGCTTTTGCCATGCAGGTTGTGGGGGCGGGCTGGAAGGAGATTAAGAAGCGGGTGCCGGAAGTCCTGCAGCAGATGGGGATCCAGGATCGGATGAAGTATTATCCCCGTCAGCTTTCCGGAGGGGAGCAGCAGCGGGTGGCCATCGCCCGGGCGCTCGTCAACAGGCCTGTGATCCTCATCGCCGATGAGCCCACCGGCAACCTGGATATGGATACCTCCTGGGAGATCATGCACTATTTCCAGGAGATCAACCGCCAGGGGACGACGGTGCTGGTAGCCACCCATGCCAGGGAAATAGTCGATGCATTGCGGAAGCGGGTTATCGCTCTGGAGCGCGGGAACATCGTCAGAGACGAATACCAGGGGGCATATGCCAGTGCGACTTAA
- the ftsX gene encoding permease-like cell division protein FtsX: MPVRLNVVAYIFQETFRSLKRNNWLNFAAAGTTAVSLFVLGIAILLVVNTEHIASTVESNVEIMVFLKQELPEDEVRGLRPKIAGIPGVEEVQFISRDEALRSLERQMGEGSNLRESLGGENPLPDAYKIRTREPQQVGSVAAAVGQLPGVEKVRYGQEVVEKLFRLTRWVRMIGMTVVALLGICAVFLIATTIRLTLFARRREINIMKYVGASDWFVRWPFLLEGVILGGVGALVAAGALYFSYNTLVSKLQETVTFLPLVNDGRVMLKIFEGILAAGAGLGIIGSFISVHRYLKV, encoded by the coding sequence ATGCCAGTGCGACTTAATGTAGTAGCCTACATCTTCCAGGAGACCTTTCGTTCCCTCAAGCGCAATAACTGGTTGAATTTTGCTGCCGCAGGAACCACCGCCGTTTCCCTATTTGTCCTGGGGATCGCCATCCTCCTGGTGGTTAACACCGAACACATCGCCAGCACGGTCGAATCCAACGTGGAGATCATGGTTTTTCTAAAACAGGAGCTGCCGGAAGATGAGGTGCGCGGCCTGCGGCCGAAAATCGCCGGCATTCCCGGTGTTGAGGAAGTGCAGTTTATTTCGCGTGATGAGGCCTTGAGATCTCTGGAGCGCCAGATGGGTGAGGGAAGCAATTTGCGGGAGAGCCTGGGAGGCGAGAACCCCCTTCCCGATGCCTATAAGATACGGACGCGGGAACCCCAGCAGGTCGGCTCTGTCGCCGCTGCCGTAGGCCAGCTGCCCGGCGTGGAGAAGGTGCGCTACGGGCAGGAGGTGGTGGAGAAGCTGTTCCGGCTGACGCGCTGGGTTCGGATGATCGGGATGACGGTCGTGGCCCTGCTGGGTATCTGTGCAGTTTTTCTGATTGCCACCACGATCCGCCTGACCCTCTTCGCGCGGCGCCGGGAGATCAACATCATGAAGTATGTAGGAGCGAGCGACTGGTTCGTGCGCTGGCCTTTTCTCCTCGAGGGGGTCATCCTGGGCGGGGTGGGGGCACTGGTCGCCGCCGGAGCCCTCTATTTTTCCTACAACACTCTGGTGTCCAAGCTCCAGGAGACCGTTACCTTCCTGCCTCTTGTTAATGACGGCAGGGTGATGCTGAAGATCTTTGAGGGTATTCTGGCCGCAGGGGCCGGATTGGGGATAATAGGGAGCTTTATCTCCGTACACCGCTACCTGAAGGTATAG